In Babylonia areolata isolate BAREFJ2019XMU chromosome 19, ASM4173473v1, whole genome shotgun sequence, a single window of DNA contains:
- the LOC143294140 gene encoding T-box protein 2-like, translated as MIINRNGRRMFPYVSVRLWGLEDLDMYEVEMEVVPADSRRYKFIQSSWTAVGVADNPIFNRPYPHPESPNSGKHWMRREIHFPRIKLTNNRESCEGNMLLHSMHKYVVQITVRQMQNIYTSKALRSHTFRLDLTSFIAVTAYQNDLVTKLKIHNNPFAKAFRDSNLPMSMKRGMATKRHYSYRGDIPLTDMDRLAMPPGKKRELQESGHRDSSVLLPETLPGMSPFYQTITQTGQSSMPLPPPSSSMMWMPHGIPPPWMANLGRGLIHPCFYSLPRPSGLGPPQHVLSSNPVVSSWDRRSPAELY; from the exons ATGATCATCAACCGAAACGGCAG ACGGATGTTCCCCTACGTGTCGGTACGGTTGTGGGGGCTGGAAGATCTGGATATGTAcgaggtggagatggaggtggtCCCGGCAGACTCCCGCCGGTACAAGTTCATCCAGAGCAGCTGGACGGCTGTCGGGGTGGCCGACAACCCCATCTTCAACCGCCCCTACCCGCACCCCGAGTCGCCCAACAGCGGCAAGCACTGGATGAGGCGGGAGATCCACTTTCCTCGCATCAAACTGACTAACAACCGGGAATCCTGCGAGGGCAAC ATGCTGCTTCATTCCATGCACAAGTACGTGGTGCAGATCACGGTCAGACAGATGCAGAACATTTACACCAGCAAGGCGTTGCGCAGCCACACCTTCCGTCTGGACCTGACGTCCTTCATCGCAGTCACGGCTTACCAGAACGACCTGGTCACCAAGCTGAAGATCCACAACAACCCCTTCGCCAAGGCTTTCCGCGACTCCAACCTTCCCAT GAGCATGAAAAGAGGAATGGCCACAAAACGACATTACAGTTACAGAG GTGACATACCACTGACGGACATGGACAGACTGGCGATGCCGCCAGGGAAGAAGCGGGAGCTCCAGGAGTCAGGGCACAGGGACTCCTCGGTCCTCCTGCCTGAGACACTGCCTGGCATGTCGCCCTTCTACCAGACCATCAcgcagacag GTCAATCCAGCATGCCCTTGCCGCCACCCTCGTCCTCCATGATGTGGATGCCGCACGGAATCCCTCCACCCTGGATGGCCAACTTGGGTCGGGGATTGATCCACCCTTGTTTTTACAGCCTGCCTCGCCCCAGTGGTCTGGGACCACCACAGCATGTCCTGAGTTCAAATCCCGTCGTCTCGAGTTGGGACCGCCGTAGTCCGGCTGAGCTATACTGA